Proteins co-encoded in one Astyanax mexicanus isolate ESR-SI-001 chromosome 1, AstMex3_surface, whole genome shotgun sequence genomic window:
- the LOC111191419 gene encoding tripartite motif-containing protein 16-like — protein MAEVSISVNQDEFCCSVCLDVLKNPVTVSCGHTFCMVCINNCWDQEDQRGIYSCPQCNETFTPRPVLQKNSLVAGILEKLKNMDLQAASPAGSGKVECDVCTGRKLRAVKSCLTCLASFCETHLKPHYEAPALNKHKLVKASKQLQEKICSQHDKPIEIYCKTDNSPICYMCTMHEHKGHDTVAAEAERTQKQSEIKEIQEKMQRRLQKKEKMLQELKVEINTLKISAQAAVEDSEKIFTEMIRSIEKKRSEVMELIRDQEETGLSEAEELLEKLEQQISDLKRKNTELNQLSQTEDHISFLQSFHTLCISSEPKDSSSISIHHQLSFDGVKKSLTDLKDRLEQFYNWEFSVVPAQSSTVGVLQTVSALEPKTRSDFLQYFCQLHLDPNTLHHYLSLTKNMKEVCSRGSEDRYPDHPDRFDYRNQVLSKESVCGRAYWEVYMNNLIGSISVSYKGISRKGDNESMFGRNDQSWSLERFSSNRPSFWHNNTETILTKRPPRRVGVYVDHRAGILSFYEISDTMTLLHTVQTTFTQPLYAGIRISTGSSVKLYDLVEIRSE, from the exons ATGGCAGAGGTcagtatttcagtaaatcagGACGAGTTCTGCTGTTCAGTCTGTCTGGATGTTCTGAAGAATCCAGTGACTGTTTCCTGTGGACACActttctgtatggtgtgtatcAACAACTgctgggatcaggaggatcagagGGGGATCTACAGCTGCCCTCAGTGCAACGAGACCTTCACTCCAAGACCTGTTTTACAAAAGAACAGCTTAGTAGCTGGAATATTGGAGAAACTGAAGAATATGGATCTTCAAGCTGCATCTCCTGCTGGATCTGGAAAGGTGGAGTGTGATGTCTGCACTGGGAGAAAACTCAGAGCTGTGAAATCCTGTCTGACGTGTCTGGCCTCCTTTTGTGAAACTCATCTTAAACCTCACTATGAAGCTCCTGCTTTAAACAAACACAAGCTGGTCAAAGCTTCCAAACAGCTCCAAGAGAAGATCTGCTCCCAACACGACAAACCCATCGAGATCTACTGCAAAACCGATAACAGTCCTATCTGTTATATGTGTACGATGCATGAACACAAAGGTCACGATACAGTAGCAGCTGAGGCAGAAAGAACCCAGAAACAG AGTGAGATAAAGGAGATACAGGAGAAAATGCAGAGGAGGCTGCAGAAGAAAGAGAAGATGCTACAGGAGCTGAAGGTGGAAATTAACACTCTTAAG ATCTCTGCTCAGGCAGcggtggaggacagtgagaagatctttACTGAGATGATCCGCTCCATTGAGAAAAAGCGCTCTGAGGTAATggagctgatcagagatcaggaggaGACTGGACTGAGTGAAGCTGAAGAACTCCTGGAGAAACTGGAGCAGCAGATTTCTGATCTGAAGAGGAAGAACACTGAGCTGAACCAGCTTTCCCAAACTGAAGATCACATCTCTTTCCTCCAG AGTTTCCACACTCTTTGCATCTCTTCCGAACCTAAGGATTCATCCAGCATCTCCATCCATCACCAGCTCTCATTTGATGGAGTGAAGAAATCCCTCACTGACCTGAAGGATCGACTGGAGCAATTCTACAACTGGGAATTCAGCGTAGTTCCTGCACAGA GTTCCACAGTTGGTGTTCTTCAGACCGTTTCAGCCCTGGAGCCAAAGACCAGATCTGATTTTCTGCAGT aTTTCTGTCAGCTACATCTGGATCCCAACACACTGCATCATTACCTCAGTCTAACTAAGAATATGAAAGAGGTGTGTTCGAGAGGATCAGAGGATcggtatcctgatcatccagacagATTTGACTACAGAAATCAGGTGCTAagtaaagagagtgtgtgtggtcgAGCTTACTGGGAGGTTTACATGAATAACCTTATTGGATCAATTTCAGTCTCATATAAAGGGATCAGCAGGAAAGGGGATAATGAGAGTATGTTTGGACGCAACGATCAGTCCTGGAGTCTGGAGCGTTTTTCTTCTAACCGTCCCTCATTCTGGCACAACAACACTGAGACTATTCTCACAAAGCGTCCACCTCGCAGAGTAGGAGTGTACGTGGACCACAGAGCAGGAATTCTCTCCTTCTATGAAATCTCAGACACAATGACCCTCCTACACACCGTCCaaaccaccttcactcagcccctctacgcCGGGATCAGGATCAGCACTGGTTCATCAGTGAAACTGTATGACTTGGTAGAGATTAGGAGTGAATAA
- the slc25a11 gene encoding mitochondrial 2-oxoglutarate/malate carrier protein, which produces MAAPATPAKPKTSPKSIKFLFGGLAGMGATVFVQPLDLVKNRMQLSGQGSKAREYKTSLHAVASILRNEGVGGIYTGLSAGLLRQATYTTTRLGIYTVLFEKMTKADGTPPNFFMKAVIGMTAGAIGAFVGTPAEVALIRMTADGRLPPDQRRGYTNVFNALIRITREEGIPTLWRGCVPTMARAVVVNAAQLASYSQSKQALMDTGYFSDNIFLHFCASMISGLVTTAASMPVDIAKTRIQNMRMIDGKPEYKNGLDVLLKVVRNEGFFSLWKGFTPYYARLGPHTVLTFIFLEQMNRFYKIYFLDS; this is translated from the exons ATGGCAGCCCCGGCGACCCCAGCCAAACCCAAAACCTCCCCCAAGTCCATCAAGTTCCTGTTCGGCGGCCTGGCCGG catggGGGCGACAGTGTTTGTCCAGCCGCTGGATCTGGTGAAGAACAGGATGCAGCTGAGCGGTCAGGGTTCGAAGGCTCGGGAGTATAAGACCAGTCTGCACGCTGTGGCCAGCATCCTCCGCAATGAGGGGGTCGGGGGCATCTATACCGG TCTTTCAGCCGGTCTCCTCAGGCAGGCCACCTACACCACCACCCGTCTGGGTATCTACACCGTCCTGTTTGAGAAAATGACCAAAGCAGACGGAACTCCACCCAACTTCTTTATGAAGGCTGTGATCGGGATGACTGCCGGAGCGATCGGAGCGTTCGTAGGAACTCCTGCTGAAGTGGCGCTGATCCGGATGACCGCGGATGGACG gctGCCCCCGGACCAGAGGAGGGGTTATACAAATGTCTTTAATGCCCTGATCAGAATCACCAGAGAGGAGGGAATACCAACCCTCTGGAGG GGTTGTGTACCCACTATGGCACGTGCGGTggtagtgaacgcagcacagctGGCTTCATATTCTCAATCTAAACAAGCTCTTATGGACACAG GTTATTTTTCAGATAATATCTTCCTCCATTTCTGTGCCAGTATGATCAGTGGGTTGGTGACCACTGCAGCCTCTATGCCAGTAGACATCGCTAAAACCAG gattCAAAACATGAGGATGATCGATGGAAAGCCAGAGTACAAGAACGGACTT GACGTTCTGCTGAAGGTGGTGAGGAACGAGGGCTTCTTCAGCTTGTGGAAAGGTTTTACTCCGTATTACGCTCGTCTTGGCCCTCACACGGTGCTCACCTTCATCTTCCTCGAGCAGATGAACAGGTTCTACAAGATCTACTTCTTGGATTCATAG
- the LOC111188488 gene encoding tripartite motif-containing protein 16-like isoform X3 produces the protein MAEAGILSDQDEFCCSVCLDVLKNPVTVPCGHTFCMVCINNCWDQEDQRGIYSCPQCNETFTPRPVLYRSYIVDQILEKLKKTDLPAASPAGSGKVECDVCTGRKLRAVKSCLTCLASFCETHLKPHYEAPALNKHKLVKASKQLQEKICSQHDKPIEIYCRTDNSPICYMCTMHEHKGHDTVAAEAERTQKQSEIKEIQEKLQRKLQRKEKKLQELKTEINTLKVSAQAAVEDSEKIFTEMIRSIEKKRSEVMELIRDQEETGLSEAEELLEKLEQQISDLKRKNTELNQLSQTEDHISFLQSFQTLRVSSEPEDSSSISIHHQLSLDGVKKSLTDLKDRLEQFYNWEFSVVPAQSSTVGVLQTVSAPEPKTRSDFLQYFCQLNLDPNTLHHYLGLSENKRKVWLKETEDRYPEHPERFDYRTQVMSKESVCGRAYWEVNWSKNLGSISVSYKGISRKGDDESKFGRNDQSWSLESYYCDSWDSRSYFASFWHKNIETKFSQQLSSRIGVYVDHRAGTLSFYKISKTMTLIHTIHTTFTQPLYAGFRIGSGSSVKLYDLVELKSEIK, from the exons ATGGCAGAGGCTGGTATTTTATCAGATCAGGACGAGTTCTGCTGTTCAGTCTGTCTGGATGTTTTGAAGAATCCAGTGACTGTTCCCTGTGGACACActttctgtatggtgtgtatcAACAACTgctgggatcaggaggatcagagGGGGATCTACAGCTGCCCTCAGTGCAACGAGACCTTCACTCCAAGACCTGTTTTATACAGGAGCTACATTGTAGATCAAATattggagaaactgaagaagacagaTCTTCCAGCTGCTTCTCCTGCTGGATCTGGAAAGGTGGAGTGTGATGTCTGCACTGGGAGAAAACTCAGAGCTGTGAAATCCTGTCTGACGTGTCTGGCCTCCTTTTGTGAAACTCATCTTAAACCTCACTATGAAGCTCCTGCTTTAAACAAACACAAGCTGGTCAAAGCTTCCAAACAGCTCCAAGAGAAGATCTGCTCCCAACACGACAAACCCATCGAGATCTACTGCAGAACCGATAACAGTCCTATCTGTTATATGTGTACGATGCATGAACACAAAGGTCACGATACAGTAGCAGCTGAGGCAGAAAGAACCCAGAAACAG AGTGAGATAAAGGAGATACAGGAGAAACTTCAGAGGAAACTCCAGAGGAAAGAGAAGAAGCTGCAGGAGCTGAAGACGGAGATTAACACTCTTAAG GTCTCTGCTCAGGCAGcggtggaggacagtgagaagatctttACTGAGATGATCCGCTCCATTGAGAAAAAGCGCTCTGAGGTAATggagctgatcagagatcaggaggaGACTGGACTGAGTGAAGCTGAAGAACTCCTGGAGAAACTGGAGCAGCAGATTTCTGATCTGAAGAGGAAGAACACTGAGCTGAACCAGCTTTCCCAAACTGAAGATCACATCTCTTTCCTCCAG AGTTTCCAGACTCTCCGTGTTTCTTCTGAACCTGAGGATTCATCCAGCATCTCCATCCATCACCAGCTCTCACTTGATGGAGTGAAGAAATCTCTCACTGACCTGAAGGATCGACTGGAGCAATTCTACAACTGGGAATTCAGCGTAGTTCCTGCACAGA GTTCCACAGTTGGTGTTCTTCAGACAGTTTCAGCCCCGGAGCCAAAGACCAGATCTGATTTTCTGCAGT ATTTCTGTCAGCTAAATCTGGACCCCAACACACTGCATCATTATCTTGGTCTGTCTGAGAATAAGAGAAAGGTGTGGTTGAAAGAAACAGAGGATCGGTATCCTGAACATCCGGAGAGATTTGACTACAGAACTCAGGTGATGAgtaaggagagtgtgtgtggacgAGCTTACTGGGAGGTGAACTGGAGTAAGAATCTTGGGTCCATTTCAGTCTCATATAAAGGGATCAGCAGAAAAGGGGATGATGAGAGTAAGTTTGGACGCAACGATCAGTCCTGGAGTCTGGAGTCTTATTATTGTGATTCTTGGGATTCTCGTTCTTACTTTGCTTCATTCTGGCACAAAAACATTGAGACTAAATTCTCACAGCAGTTGTCCTCCAGAATAGGAGTGTACGTGGACCACAGAGCAGGAACTCTGTCTTTTTACAAGATCTCAAAAACTATGACCCTCATACACACCATtcacaccaccttcactcagcccctctacgcCGGGTTCAGGATTGGTTCTGGGTCATCAGTGAAACTGTATGACCTGGTAGAGTTAAagagtgaaataaagtaa